A part of Pseudomonas sp. HR96 genomic DNA contains:
- a CDS encoding sensor histidine kinase, whose amino-acid sequence MSSAQGFDNSSASSSVEEASRLGLEQAFSLFSQMSTQLTDSYSMLEARVAELKGELAVVSAQRMAELAEKERLANRLQHLVDLLPGGVIVIDGHGRVTEANPTACDLLGRPLEGELWRQVIIRCFAPREDDGHEISLKDGRRLSIATRSLGSEPGQLVLLTDLTGTRQLQEQLARHERLSSLGRMVASLAHQIRTPLSAALLYASHLVEQPLPVETQQRFAGRLKERLHELEHQVRDMLVFARGELPLTDRLTPQALFKALQAAAEVKTQDLAIRWQCDVRQGELLCNRDTLVGAMLNLIENAIQASAGQARLKVHMYRRGHELRVTISDSGAGIEPQILARLGEPFFTTKTTGTGLGLTVVQAVARAHQGELLLHSRVGRGTCAIVRLPLIAEQVVSVPPLEDSLAEEGI is encoded by the coding sequence ATGTCATCCGCCCAAGGGTTCGACAACTCCAGTGCATCTTCCTCGGTTGAAGAAGCCAGCCGGCTGGGGCTTGAACAGGCGTTCTCGCTGTTCAGCCAGATGTCCACGCAGCTGACCGACTCCTACAGCATGCTCGAAGCCCGTGTGGCCGAACTCAAGGGCGAGCTGGCCGTGGTCAGCGCCCAGCGCATGGCCGAGCTGGCGGAAAAAGAGCGCCTGGCCAACCGCCTGCAGCACCTGGTGGACCTGCTGCCCGGTGGCGTTATCGTCATCGACGGCCATGGCCGGGTCACCGAGGCCAACCCCACCGCCTGCGACCTGCTCGGCCGGCCGCTGGAAGGCGAGCTGTGGCGCCAGGTAATCATCCGCTGCTTCGCCCCCCGGGAAGACGACGGCCACGAGATTTCCCTGAAGGACGGACGCCGGCTGTCCATCGCCACCCGCTCATTGGGCTCCGAGCCCGGCCAGTTGGTGCTGCTCACCGACCTCACCGGCACCCGTCAGCTGCAGGAACAACTGGCGCGCCATGAGCGCCTGTCCTCGCTGGGACGCATGGTCGCCTCGCTGGCTCATCAGATTCGCACGCCGCTGTCGGCGGCCTTGCTCTATGCCAGCCACCTGGTCGAGCAGCCGCTGCCGGTGGAAACCCAGCAACGCTTCGCCGGGCGCTTGAAGGAGCGCCTGCACGAGCTGGAGCATCAGGTGCGCGACATGCTGGTGTTCGCCCGCGGCGAGTTACCGCTGACCGACCGGCTGACCCCACAGGCGCTGTTCAAGGCGTTGCAGGCCGCCGCCGAAGTCAAGACCCAGGACCTGGCGATCCGCTGGCAGTGCGACGTACGCCAGGGCGAGTTGCTGTGCAACCGCGACACCCTGGTCGGCGCCATGCTCAACCTGATCGAGAACGCCATCCAGGCCAGCGCCGGGCAGGCGCGGCTCAAGGTGCACATGTATCGCCGTGGCCACGAGCTGCGGGTGACGATCAGCGACAGCGGCGCCGGTATCGAGCCGCAGATTCTGGCGCGCCTGGGCGAGCCGTTCTTCACCACCAAGACCACCGGCACGGGCTTGGGCCTGACGGTGGTGCAGGCGGTGGCCCGCGCCCATCAAGGCGAGCTGCTGTTGCATTCGCGAGTCGGCCGCGGCACCTGCGCCATTGTCCGCCTGCCCTTGATCGCCGAGCAGGTGGTCAGTGTCCCGCCGCTCGAGGACTCGCTTGCAGAGGAAGGCATCTGA
- a CDS encoding sigma-54 dependent transcriptional regulator has product MWRETKILLIDDDSVRRRDLAVILNFLGEDNLPCASDGWQQVCEKLSSNREALCVLIGTVSAPGGLSALLKTLGAWDEFLPVLLIGDVGTPDLPEDQRRRVLSSLEMPPSYSKLLDSLHRAQVYREMYDQARERGRHREPNLFRSLVGTSRAIQHVRQMMQQVADTDASVLILGESGTGKEVVARNLHYHSKRRDAPFVPVNCGAIPAELLESELFGHEKGAFTGAITSRAGRFELANGGTLFLDEIGDMPLNMQVKLLRVLQERTFERVGSNKTQSIDVRIIAATHKNLESMIETGTFREDLYYRLNVFPIEMAPLRERVEDIPLLMNELISRMEHEKRGSIRFNSAAIMSLCRHAWPGNVRELANLVERMAIMHPYGVIGVAELPKKFRYVDDEDEQMVDTLRTDLEERVAINGHAPDFTSGAMLPPEGLDLKDYLGGLEQGLIQQALDDANGIVARAAERLRIRRTTLVEKMRKYGMSRREGEGEEQAED; this is encoded by the coding sequence ATGTGGCGTGAAACCAAAATTCTGCTGATCGATGACGATAGCGTCCGCCGCCGCGATTTGGCGGTGATCCTTAATTTCCTCGGCGAAGACAACCTGCCCTGCGCCAGCGATGGCTGGCAGCAGGTGTGCGAGAAATTGTCCTCCAACCGCGAGGCGCTCTGTGTGCTGATCGGTACGGTCAGCGCGCCGGGCGGCTTGAGCGCACTGCTCAAGACCCTGGGCGCCTGGGACGAATTCCTGCCGGTCCTGCTGATCGGCGACGTCGGCACCCCCGACCTGCCCGAAGACCAGCGCCGTCGCGTGCTGTCCAGCCTGGAAATGCCGCCCAGCTACAGCAAGCTGCTCGACTCGCTGCACCGCGCCCAGGTCTACCGCGAAATGTACGACCAGGCCCGCGAGCGGGGTCGCCACCGCGAACCCAACCTGTTCCGCAGCCTGGTCGGCACCAGCCGGGCCATCCAGCACGTGCGCCAGATGATGCAGCAGGTCGCCGACACCGACGCCAGCGTGCTGATCCTCGGCGAGTCGGGCACCGGCAAGGAAGTGGTGGCGCGCAACCTGCACTACCATTCCAAGCGCCGCGACGCGCCCTTCGTGCCGGTCAATTGCGGGGCGATCCCCGCCGAGCTGCTGGAAAGCGAACTGTTCGGCCACGAGAAGGGCGCTTTCACCGGCGCCATCACCAGCCGTGCAGGGCGCTTCGAACTGGCCAACGGCGGCACGCTGTTTCTCGACGAAATCGGCGACATGCCGCTGAACATGCAGGTCAAGCTGCTGCGTGTGCTGCAGGAGCGCACCTTCGAGCGCGTGGGCAGCAACAAGACCCAGAGCATCGATGTGCGCATCATCGCGGCCACCCACAAGAACCTCGAGAGCATGATCGAGACCGGGACCTTCCGCGAAGACCTGTACTACCGCCTCAACGTATTCCCCATCGAGATGGCCCCGCTGCGCGAACGCGTCGAGGACATCCCGCTGCTGATGAACGAGCTGATTTCGCGCATGGAGCACGAGAAGCGCGGCTCCATCCGCTTCAACTCGGCGGCGATCATGTCGCTGTGCCGACATGCCTGGCCGGGCAACGTCCGTGAGCTGGCCAACCTGGTCGAACGCATGGCCATCATGCATCCCTATGGCGTGATCGGCGTTGCCGAGCTGCCGAAGAAGTTTCGCTATGTCGATGACGAAGACGAGCAGATGGTCGACACACTGCGCACCGACCTGGAGGAGCGCGTGGCCATCAACGGCCATGCCCCGGACTTCACCAGCGGCGCGATGCTGCCGCCCGAAGGCCTGGACCTCAAGGACTACCTGGGCGGCCTGGAGCAGGGCCTGATCCAGCAGGCACTGGACGACGCCAACGGCATCGTCGCCCGCGCCGCCGAGCGCCTGCGCATTCGCCGCACTACCCTGGTGGAGAAGATGCGCAAGTACGGCATGAGCCGGCGTGAGGGTGAAGGCGAGGAACAGGCGGAGGATTGA
- the fliT gene encoding flagellar protein FliT, with the protein MSALQRIEETRDALVDALAAEDWQAIGTLDIECRACVESVLDSGAAVDEALLRSNLEDLLGVYRKLLEVTTGARQAIVDEMKQVSHSHNAAKVYHLFR; encoded by the coding sequence ATGAGCGCACTGCAACGTATCGAAGAGACCCGCGACGCGCTGGTCGACGCCCTGGCTGCCGAAGACTGGCAAGCCATCGGCACCCTGGACATCGAGTGCCGTGCCTGCGTGGAAAGCGTGCTGGACAGCGGTGCCGCCGTGGATGAAGCACTGCTGCGCAGCAACCTGGAAGACCTGCTCGGCGTGTACCGCAAACTGCTGGAAGTGACCACGGGCGCACGCCAGGCCATCGTCGACGAAATGAAGCAGGTCAGCCACTCGCACAATGCGGCCAAGGTTTACCATCTGTTCCGATAA
- the fliD gene encoding flagellar filament capping protein FliD, which translates to MTTISTGTTSTGTTSTSSTASTTSSTSSGTTTASTTGITSTGIGSGIDTASIVTALVNSEKAPKQAQIDKQTLVANTSLTAIGQLTSALDTYRTAVAGLNNATTFNGMSATIGNTSVATATVDSTASAGSYKLVINNLATSSKISSGVFTGKATTVVNSGTSAQDLTISQSGNSTKVSIAAGATLSQARDAINSAMSSQGISANILTDANGSRLVLSSTTTGDNTAITVSAASGSTLDSNLTTYTTQVAPVNASYSLDGIAMSSSTNTVAAAVSGVSIKLVAPTDSNGTTVTVGADTSTLKTNVTTFMDAYNALMTTMNTLTKVTVNSDGTTSGGGLTGDATVRHMVSAIRNQLVSSSNTSGITLAQVGVSTDPNTGLLTMTDATWNSAVQTPSQVAQVQALFTGKTGLLTSMTTATDSFAGSSGILAVRTTNLNSTLADLTNQQTKLDTRIASLQTTLSAKYNAMDTLVAQLTATSSSVMTTLNALNKASST; encoded by the coding sequence CATCGACACTGCGTCGATCGTGACCGCTCTGGTCAATTCCGAAAAAGCGCCCAAGCAGGCGCAGATCGACAAGCAGACGCTGGTCGCCAACACTTCGCTGACGGCCATCGGCCAGTTGACCAGCGCGTTGGACACCTATCGTACGGCAGTGGCAGGGCTGAACAATGCCACCACTTTCAACGGTATGTCGGCAACCATCGGCAATACCAGCGTCGCCACGGCAACCGTGGACAGCACGGCATCGGCCGGTAGCTACAAGCTGGTCATCAACAATCTGGCGACCTCTTCGAAGATCAGCTCCGGCGTGTTCACCGGCAAGGCCACCACGGTGGTCAACAGCGGCACTTCGGCGCAGGACCTGACCATCAGTCAGTCGGGCAACAGCACCAAGGTCAGCATTGCCGCAGGCGCGACCCTGAGCCAGGCGCGGGATGCAATCAACTCGGCCATGTCCTCCCAGGGTATCTCGGCGAACATCCTGACCGACGCCAATGGCTCGCGCCTGGTGCTCAGCTCGACGACCACCGGTGACAACACGGCGATTACCGTCAGCGCGGCGAGCGGTTCAACACTCGACAGCAATCTGACCACCTATACCACTCAGGTAGCGCCCGTCAACGCCAGCTATTCGCTGGACGGCATTGCCATGAGTTCGTCCACCAATACGGTGGCGGCTGCCGTCAGTGGCGTCAGCATCAAGCTGGTCGCACCCACCGATTCCAACGGCACCACGGTCACCGTGGGGGCTGACACCTCGACGTTGAAAACCAACGTCACGACCTTCATGGACGCCTACAACGCGCTCATGACCACGATGAATACCCTCACCAAGGTCACCGTCAACTCGGACGGTACTACCAGTGGCGGCGGCCTGACAGGCGATGCCACGGTGCGGCATATGGTGTCGGCCATTCGCAACCAACTGGTGTCGAGTTCCAACACCAGCGGCATCACCCTGGCGCAGGTGGGCGTGTCGACTGACCCGAACACCGGCCTGTTGACCATGACCGACGCCACCTGGAACAGCGCGGTGCAGACCCCGAGCCAGGTTGCGCAGGTGCAGGCGCTGTTTACTGGCAAGACCGGCCTGCTGACCAGCATGACCACGGCAACCGACTCGTTCGCAGGTTCTTCGGGTATTCTCGCGGTTCGCACCACCAACCTGAACAGCACGCTGGCCGACCTGACCAACCAGCAAACCAAGCTGGACACTCGGATCGCCTCGCTGCAGACGACGTTGTCGGCCAAGTACAACGCCATGGATACCCTGGTGGCGCAGTTGACGGCCACCAGCTCCAGCGTAATGACCACGTTGAACGCGCTGAACAAGGCTTCTTCGACGTAA
- the fliG gene encoding flagellar motor switch protein FliG: MSNNPALTAKLTRVDKAAILLLSLGETDAAQVLRHMGPKEVQRVGVAMAQMRNVHREQVEQVMSEFVEVVGDQTSLGVGSDGYIRKMLTQALGEDKANGLIDRILLGGNTSGLDSLKWMEPRAVADVIRYEHPQIQAIVVAYLDADQAGEVLGHFDHKARLDIILRVSSLNTVQPAALKELNTILEKQFSGNSQAARTTLGGVKRAADIMNFLDSSVEGQLMDSIREIDEDLSGQIEDLMFVFNNLRDVDDRGIQALLREVSSDVLVVALKGADEGVREKIFKNMSKRAAELLRDDLEAKGPVRVSDVEAAQKEILTIARRMAEAGEIVLGGKGGEEMI, translated from the coding sequence ATGAGTAACAATCCCGCGCTTACCGCAAAACTGACCCGCGTCGACAAGGCGGCGATCCTTCTGCTCTCCCTCGGCGAAACCGATGCCGCGCAGGTACTGCGCCACATGGGGCCCAAAGAAGTGCAACGGGTGGGCGTGGCCATGGCGCAGATGCGCAATGTGCACCGCGAGCAGGTCGAACAGGTGATGAGCGAGTTCGTCGAAGTGGTCGGCGACCAGACCAGCCTGGGCGTCGGCTCCGACGGCTACATCCGCAAGATGCTCACCCAGGCGCTGGGCGAAGACAAGGCCAACGGCCTGATCGACCGCATCCTGCTGGGTGGCAACACCAGCGGCCTGGACAGCCTCAAGTGGATGGAACCACGGGCCGTGGCCGACGTGATCCGCTACGAGCACCCGCAGATCCAGGCGATCGTGGTGGCGTATCTGGACGCCGACCAGGCTGGTGAAGTGCTTGGGCATTTCGACCACAAGGCGCGCCTGGACATCATCCTGCGGGTCTCGTCGTTGAATACCGTGCAACCGGCGGCGCTGAAAGAATTGAACACCATCCTCGAGAAGCAGTTCTCGGGCAACTCGCAGGCGGCGCGGACCACTTTGGGCGGCGTCAAGCGGGCGGCGGATATCATGAACTTCCTCGACAGCTCGGTGGAAGGCCAGCTGATGGACTCGATCCGCGAGATCGACGAAGACCTGTCCGGGCAGATCGAAGACCTCATGTTCGTCTTCAACAACCTGCGCGACGTCGACGACCGCGGCATCCAGGCGCTGCTGCGCGAGGTGTCCTCGGACGTGCTGGTGGTGGCCCTCAAGGGCGCCGACGAAGGGGTGCGCGAGAAGATCTTCAAGAACATGTCCAAGCGCGCCGCCGAGCTGCTGCGCGACGACCTGGAGGCCAAGGGGCCTGTGCGGGTCAGCGACGTGGAGGCGGCGCAGAAGGAAATCCTCACCATCGCCCGGCGCATGGCCGAAGCCGGCGAGATCGTGCTGGGTGGCAAGGGCGGCGAAGAGATGATTTGA
- the fliF gene encoding flagellar basal-body MS-ring/collar protein FliF, with product MADAVPDTVPAKKPGGKSSLLSMSMLEKISQMTMLRQVGLLVGLAASVAIGFAVVLWSQQPDYRPLYGSLAGLDTKQVMDTLAQADIPYTVEPNSGVLLVKADDIGRARLKLAGAGVAPSDGNVGFESLDKDQGLGTSQFMENARYTRSLEGELARTISSLNNIKGARVHLAIPKSSVFVRDERKPTASVLVELYPGRSLDPGQVLSIVNLVATSVPSLDKSNVTVVDQKGTLLSDTGENSELSMAGKQFDYSRRLESMLTQRVQNILQPVLGSDRYKAEVSAVVDFSAVESTSEQFNPDQPALRSEQSTSEQRSSGSSGPTGVPGALSNQPPSPASAPQTTGGQAGAAAAGPIAPGQPLLDANGQQIMDPATGQPMLAPYPADKRQQSTKNFELDRSISHTKQQQGRLQRLSVAVVVDDQVAVGADGKPVSTPWNAEALARFTRLVQDAVGFDASRGDSVTVINVPFSTAQGEPIAETPFYKEPWFWDIVKQGLGVLFILVLVFGVLRPVLNNITGGGKGGKGGGMLGADGSDVELGGLPGLGGELANDRVSLGGPQSILLPSPTEGYDAQLNAIKSLVAEDPGRVAQVVKEWINADE from the coding sequence ATGGCTGATGCAGTCCCGGATACAGTGCCAGCAAAGAAGCCAGGCGGGAAATCTTCCCTCCTGAGCATGTCCATGCTGGAGAAAATCTCGCAGATGACGATGCTGCGTCAGGTCGGCCTGTTGGTTGGCCTGGCGGCCAGCGTCGCGATCGGCTTCGCCGTGGTTCTGTGGTCGCAGCAGCCTGACTATCGTCCGCTCTATGGCAGCCTGGCGGGCCTGGACACCAAGCAGGTCATGGACACCCTGGCCCAGGCCGACATTCCCTACACTGTGGAGCCCAATTCCGGGGTGCTGCTGGTCAAGGCCGACGACATCGGTCGTGCGCGACTGAAACTGGCCGGCGCCGGCGTGGCCCCGAGCGACGGCAACGTCGGCTTCGAATCGCTGGACAAGGACCAGGGCCTGGGCACCAGCCAGTTCATGGAAAACGCCCGCTACACCCGCAGCCTGGAAGGCGAGCTGGCGCGGACCATTTCCAGCCTCAACAACATCAAGGGTGCCCGCGTGCACCTGGCGATCCCCAAGAGCTCGGTGTTCGTGCGCGATGAGCGCAAGCCGACCGCGTCGGTGCTGGTCGAGCTCTATCCCGGCCGCAGCCTCGATCCGGGCCAGGTGCTGTCTATCGTCAATCTGGTGGCGACCAGCGTGCCCAGCCTGGACAAGTCCAATGTGACCGTGGTCGACCAGAAGGGCACCTTGCTCTCCGACACCGGCGAGAACTCCGAGCTGAGCATGGCCGGCAAGCAGTTCGACTACAGCCGCCGCCTGGAGAGCATGCTCACCCAGCGCGTGCAGAACATCCTGCAACCGGTACTGGGCAGCGACCGCTACAAGGCCGAAGTCTCGGCCGTGGTCGACTTCAGCGCCGTCGAGTCGACCTCCGAGCAGTTCAACCCGGACCAACCGGCGTTGCGCAGCGAGCAGTCGACCAGCGAACAACGCTCCAGTGGCTCCAGCGGCCCGACCGGCGTGCCCGGCGCCTTGAGCAACCAGCCACCGAGCCCAGCCAGCGCGCCGCAGACTACCGGCGGCCAGGCCGGCGCCGCCGCTGCCGGGCCGATCGCCCCGGGTCAGCCGCTGCTCGATGCCAACGGCCAGCAGATCATGGACCCGGCCACCGGCCAGCCGATGCTCGCGCCATACCCGGCCGACAAGCGTCAGCAGTCCACCAAGAACTTCGAGCTGGACCGCTCCATCAGCCACACCAAGCAGCAGCAGGGTCGCCTGCAGCGTCTGTCGGTGGCTGTAGTGGTCGACGATCAGGTAGCCGTCGGCGCCGACGGCAAGCCGGTCAGCACGCCGTGGAACGCCGAAGCCCTGGCGCGCTTTACCCGCCTGGTGCAAGACGCGGTGGGCTTCGATGCCAGCCGTGGCGACAGCGTGACCGTGATCAACGTGCCGTTCTCCACCGCTCAGGGCGAGCCGATCGCCGAGACGCCGTTCTACAAGGAGCCGTGGTTCTGGGACATCGTCAAGCAAGGCCTGGGCGTGCTGTTCATCCTGGTGCTGGTGTTCGGTGTGCTGCGTCCGGTGCTCAACAACATTACCGGCGGCGGCAAGGGCGGCAAGGGTGGCGGCATGCTCGGCGCCGACGGCAGTGACGTCGAACTGGGCGGCCTGCCGGGCCTGGGTGGCGAGCTGGCCAATGACCGAGTCAGCCTGGGCGGGCCGCAGAGTATCCTGCTGCCCAGCCCGACCGAGGGCTATGATGCCCAACTGAACGCAATCAAGAGTCTGGTGGCCGAAGACCCGGGCCGTGTCGCCCAGGTCGTGAAAGAGTGGATCAACGCCGATGAGTAA
- the fliS gene encoding flagellar export chaperone FliS: MHPMKAMRQYQKVNAHAQTSEASPHRLVQMLMEGGLDRMAQAKGFMARGEIGRKGEMLCKAIDIIHGLRLGLDPEKAEPGYTDDLEALYGYMIERLTEANRHNDSAAIDEVARLLITLKSGWDAIADVQ; encoded by the coding sequence ATGCATCCCATGAAAGCCATGCGCCAATATCAGAAGGTCAACGCCCACGCTCAGACCTCGGAAGCCAGCCCTCATCGTCTGGTGCAGATGCTCATGGAGGGCGGCCTCGATCGCATGGCCCAGGCCAAGGGCTTCATGGCTCGCGGTGAAATTGGCCGCAAGGGCGAAATGCTCTGCAAGGCCATCGACATCATCCACGGCCTGCGCCTGGGCCTGGACCCGGAAAAGGCCGAGCCTGGCTACACCGACGACCTCGAAGCGCTGTACGGCTACATGATCGAGCGCCTGACCGAAGCCAACCGTCACAATGACTCAGCGGCCATCGACGAAGTCGCCCGCCTGCTGATCACGCTCAAGTCCGGCTGGGACGCCATCGCCGATGTCCAATAG
- the fliH gene encoding flagellar assembly protein FliH, with translation MSRPNEPLSDLIRAKDLEGLDVWALPSFDPEKPEPEPEPEPAVQELMEEVPLDEVQPMTLEEFEAIRQEAYNEGFAAGERDGFHSTQLKVRQEADAALAGRLQVLDELMSHLFEPIAEQDSQIEKSLVTLVGHIARQVIQRELSNDSSQIERVLREALKLLPMGANNIRIFVNPQDFEQIKALREKHEENWKILEDDVLMPGGCRVETEHSRIDASMETRISLAVAQLFDQMHEQAMHPEQSDMVVELTTAAADLPATQV, from the coding sequence ATGTCTCGCCCCAACGAACCGCTCAGCGACCTGATCCGCGCCAAGGATCTGGAAGGCCTGGATGTCTGGGCCTTGCCCAGCTTCGACCCGGAAAAACCCGAGCCTGAGCCCGAACCCGAACCTGCCGTGCAGGAGCTGATGGAGGAGGTGCCCCTCGACGAGGTGCAGCCGATGACCCTCGAGGAATTCGAAGCGATTCGCCAGGAGGCCTACAACGAAGGCTTCGCCGCCGGTGAACGCGACGGCTTTCACAGCACCCAGCTCAAGGTCCGCCAGGAAGCCGACGCGGCCCTGGCCGGGCGCCTGCAGGTGCTCGACGAACTGATGTCGCACCTGTTCGAACCCATCGCCGAGCAGGACAGTCAAATAGAGAAATCCCTGGTGACCCTGGTCGGCCATATCGCCCGCCAGGTCATCCAGCGCGAACTGAGCAACGACTCGAGCCAGATCGAACGGGTGCTGCGCGAGGCCTTGAAGCTGCTGCCGATGGGCGCCAACAACATCCGCATCTTCGTCAACCCGCAGGATTTCGAGCAGATCAAGGCCCTGCGCGAGAAGCACGAGGAGAACTGGAAGATCCTCGAGGACGACGTGCTGATGCCAGGCGGCTGCCGGGTCGAAACCGAACACAGCCGCATCGATGCCAGCATGGAAACCCGCATCAGCCTGGCCGTGGCGCAGTTGTTCGACCAGATGCACGAGCAGGCGATGCACCCCGAGCAGTCGGACATGGTGGTGGAATTGACCACCGCTGCCGCCGACCTGCCGGCAACCCAGGTTTAA
- the fliE gene encoding flagellar hook-basal body complex protein FliE, with protein sequence MSQGIEFNRLMLDMRSMQADAMAMPKVASTDSVQATGQSSFADLLGSAVSKVNDTQQASNQLSTAFEIGKSGVDLTDVMIASQKASVSFQAMTQVRNKLVQAYQDIMQMPV encoded by the coding sequence ATGAGCCAGGGTATTGAATTCAATCGGTTGATGTTGGACATGCGCAGCATGCAGGCTGACGCCATGGCCATGCCCAAGGTCGCCAGCACCGACAGCGTGCAGGCCACCGGCCAGAGCAGCTTTGCCGACCTGCTCGGCAGTGCCGTGAGCAAGGTCAACGATACCCAGCAGGCGTCCAACCAGCTGTCCACCGCCTTCGAGATCGGCAAGAGCGGCGTCGACCTGACCGATGTGATGATCGCTTCGCAGAAAGCCAGCGTCTCGTTCCAGGCCATGACCCAGGTGCGCAACAAGCTGGTCCAGGCCTACCAAGACATCATGCAGATGCCGGTTTGA
- a CDS encoding sigma-54 dependent transcriptional regulator, giving the protein MNIKVLLVEDDRALREALGDTLEIGGYEYKAVACAEDALAAASVEAFGMVVTDVNMPGMDGHQLLAALRRKQPQLPVLLMTAHGAVERAVDAMRQGAADYLVKPFEPRALLELVARHGQGTMRASDTEGPVAMEPASVQLLHLAARVARSDSNVLISGESGTGKEVLARYIHTQSSRADKPFVAINCAAIPDNMLEATLFGHEKGSFTGAIAAQAGKFEQADGGTILLDEISEMPLGLQAKLLRVLQEREVERVGGRKPISLDIRVVATTNRELAGEVAAGRFREDLYYRLSVFPLAWKPLRERRADILPLVQRLLAKHVNKMKLGTVRLSPQAQACLTGYNWPGNVRELDNAVQRALILQQGGLIQAEDFCLAGPISGPLTPALKVVVDNIHPPLVDHHHPHPPMAEAAGGLEDDLRRREFEMIIETLRSERGRRKEAAEKLGISPRTLRYKLAQMRDAGMDVEASLYAS; this is encoded by the coding sequence ATGAACATCAAAGTGCTGCTGGTGGAAGACGATCGCGCCCTGCGTGAAGCACTGGGCGATACCCTGGAAATCGGCGGCTACGAATACAAGGCCGTGGCCTGCGCCGAGGACGCCCTGGCGGCGGCCAGCGTGGAGGCCTTCGGCATGGTCGTCACCGACGTCAACATGCCCGGCATGGACGGCCACCAGCTGCTCGCTGCGTTGCGCCGCAAACAGCCGCAACTGCCGGTGCTGCTCATGACCGCCCATGGCGCCGTGGAGCGCGCGGTCGACGCCATGCGCCAGGGCGCTGCCGACTACCTGGTCAAGCCGTTCGAGCCGCGAGCATTGCTCGAGCTGGTCGCCCGCCACGGCCAGGGCACGATGCGCGCCAGCGACACCGAAGGGCCGGTGGCCATGGAGCCGGCCAGTGTGCAGTTGTTGCACCTGGCCGCGCGGGTCGCGCGCAGCGATTCCAATGTGTTGATTTCCGGCGAATCCGGCACCGGCAAAGAGGTGCTGGCGCGCTACATCCATACCCAGTCGAGCCGTGCCGACAAGCCGTTCGTGGCGATCAACTGCGCGGCCATCCCCGACAACATGCTCGAAGCCACACTGTTTGGCCACGAGAAGGGCTCGTTCACCGGCGCCATCGCCGCCCAGGCCGGCAAGTTCGAACAGGCCGACGGCGGTACCATCCTGCTCGACGAGATTTCCGAGATGCCTCTGGGCCTGCAGGCCAAGTTGTTGCGCGTGCTGCAGGAACGCGAAGTGGAGCGGGTCGGTGGGCGCAAGCCGATCAGCCTGGACATCCGCGTGGTCGCCACTACCAACCGTGAGCTGGCCGGTGAAGTGGCGGCCGGGCGGTTTCGCGAAGACCTGTACTACCGGCTGTCGGTGTTCCCGCTGGCCTGGAAGCCACTGCGCGAACGACGCGCCGACATTCTGCCGCTGGTCCAGCGTCTGCTGGCCAAACACGTCAATAAAATGAAGTTGGGTACCGTACGTCTATCGCCCCAGGCGCAGGCCTGCCTCACCGGCTATAACTGGCCAGGCAATGTGCGCGAACTGGACAACGCCGTACAGCGTGCGCTGATCCTGCAGCAGGGTGGGCTGATACAGGCCGAGGACTTCTGCCTGGCCGGCCCCATCAGCGGCCCGCTGACCCCGGCGCTCAAGGTGGTGGTGGACAATATCCACCCGCCGCTGGTCGACCACCACCACCCGCATCCACCCATGGCCGAGGCCGCTGGCGGGCTGGAAGACGACCTGCGCCGGCGCGAATTCGAAATGATCATCGAGACCCTGCGCAGCGAGCGCGGCCGGCGCAAGGAGGCCGCCGAGAAGCTGGGTATCAGCCCGCGTACATTGCGCTACAAGCTGGCGCAGATGCGCGACGCGGGGATGGATGTGGAGGCCAGCCTTTACGCTTCCTGA